A single window of Aspergillus oryzae RIB40 DNA, chromosome 8 DNA harbors:
- a CDS encoding N-acetylglucosamine-6-phosphate deacetylase (N-acetyl-glucosamine-6-phosphate deacetylase) yields MPGKTATPPRITKFTNCRIIRGNQLVEQDVWIDSLSGKILRDQEAFYELHMSPDEVLDLGGRILAPGLIDVQLNGAQGFDFSVPKSSKEEYDEGLRMVNKGLAKTGVTSYLPTVVSSTPEVYWKVLPSLGPSGAKHRAEDGAESLGAHVEGPFISPGRNGIHKTDVLRAAKSFEDVVGCYGKENMFGPSKTVRMITAAPEVGSMVNNIPNLTAQDIIYSIGHSDATYEQAMSATKQGATMITHLFNAMRPFYHRNPGVFGLLGQNEHRRPFYGVIADGIHLHPTSIRIAYNAHPNGLILVTDAMKLCGLPDGVYDWTNGERIVKTGARLTLEGSDKIAGSSATLIECVNNFRRWSGASTAEALNAATATPARLLGLEGVKGTLDCDADADLVVLTDAPDPYSGPTLTIDQVWKRGVKIYDAEKEATNSRV; encoded by the exons ATGCCTGGCAAGACAGCTACCCCGCCACGCATAACAAAATTTACTAACTGCCGGATTATTCGCGGCAATCAACTCGTTGAACAAGATGTCTGGATTGACTCTCTATCTGGAAAGATTCTTCGAGATCAGGAGGCCTTTTATGAATTGCACATGTCTCCCGACGAGGTTCTCGATCTTGGTGGCCGAATCCTCGCTCCAGGTCTTATCGACGTGCAGTTAAACGGTGCCCAGGGATTTGACTTTTCTGTCCCAAAATCTTCAAAAGAGGAATATGATGAAGGGTTGCGCATGGTCAACAAGGGCCTCGCCAAAACCGGTGTGACATCATATCTCCCAACCGTCGTTAGTTCAACACCAGAGGTATATTGGAAA GTCCTCCCATCGTTAGGTCCTTCTGGAGCCAAGCATCGAGCAGAAGATGGTGCAGAGTCGCTGGGTGCCCATGTAGAGGGTCCATTTATTAGCCCCGGCCGCAATGGCATCCACAAGACTGATGTTTTGCGTGCCGCGAAGAGTTTTGAAGATGTTGTTGGCTGCTATGGCAAGGAAAACATGTTCGGACCGTCAAAAACTGTAAGAATGATCACGGCTGCCCCCGAGGTGGGCAGCATGGTCAACAATATTCCCAACCTGACCGCCCAAGATATCATCTATTCAATTGGACATTCCGATGCAACATATGAGCAAGCCATGAGCGCCACCAAACAAGGCGCGACCATGATTACCCATCTTTTCAACGCCATGCGGCCCTTCTACCATCGCAACCCTGGCGTGTtcggtcttctgggtcaAAATGAACACCGCCGACCTTTCTATGGTGTCATCGCCGATGGCATCCATCTCCACCCCACCTCAATTCGCATTGCGTACAACGCCCATCCGAACGGTCTGATCCTCGTGACTGACGCTATGAAGCTGTGCGGTCTCCCGGATGGTGTCTACGATTGGACCAACGGAGAGCGCATTGTCAAGACCGGGGCACGGTTGACACTTGAAGGCTCCGATAAGATTGCAGGCAGCTCTGCCACTCTCATTGAATGTGTGAACAACTTCCGCCGATGGTCGGGTGCGTCAACTGCGGAGGCCCTGAATGCGGCTACTGCCACACCCGCACGTCTCCTGGGACTTGAAGGTGTCAAGGGAACATTGGACTGTGATGCAGATGCAGATCTGGTCGTTCTAACTGACGCACCAGATCCTTATTCCGGACCAACCTTGACAATCGATCAAGTCTGGAAACGCGGCGTCAAAATTTATGATGCTGAGAAAGAAGCTACCAACAGTAGGGTTTAA
- a CDS encoding GMC family oxidoreductase (choline dehydrogenase and related flavoproteins) — MATTNDFPASDVNSYDYIIVGGGTAGCVIASRLAQYLPNKRVLVIEGGPSDFNDDRVLNLREWLNLLGGELDYDYPTTEQPMGNSHIRHSRAKVLGGCSSHNTLISFRPFEYDCQRWEQQGCKGWSFETFTRVLDNLRNTVQPVHARHRNQLCKDWVEACSTAMNIPIIPDFNKEIRQNGKLTEGVGFFNVSYNPDDGRRSSASVAYIHPILRGEEKRPNLTILTNAWVSRVNVEGDAVTGVNLTLQSGVKHTLRAKKETILCAGAVDTPRLMLLSGLGPQNQLSSLGIEVVKDIPGVGENLLDHPESIIMWELNRPVPPNQTTMDSDAGIFLRREIPNAAGSDGRSADIMMHCYQIPFDLNTSRLGYDAPINAFCMTPNIPRPRSRGRIYLTSADPNVKPALDFRYFTDPEGYDAATIVAGLKAAREIAQQAPFKDWIKREVAPGPKIQTDEELSEYGRRVAHTVYHPAGTTKMGDVYRDPLAVVDPQLKVRGLKNVRIADAGVFPEMPSINPMLTVLAIGERAAELIAEEAGWKREQPRL, encoded by the exons ATGGCTACCACAAATGATTTTCCCGCTAGCGATGTCAACAGCTATGACTATATCATCGTTGGAGGTGGCACGGCAGGCTGTGTCATTGCCAGCCGTCTGGCGCAGTACTTGCCCAACAAGCGTGTCCTTGTCATCGAGGGTGGCCCCAGCGACTTCAACGATGACCGGGTTCTCAATTTGAGAGAGTGGCTCAATTTACTGGGAGGAGAATTGGACTACGACTATCCCACTACCGAGCAGCCCATGG GCAACAGCCATATCCGTCATTCGCGCGCTAAGGTCCTGGGCGGTTGCTCCAGCCACAATACCCTCATCTCTTTCCGTCCTTTTGAATATGACTGCCAGAGGTGGGAACAGCAAGGTTGCAAGGGCTGGTCCTTTGAGACCTTCACCCGCGTTTTGGACAACCTCCGCAATACCGTTCAGCCCGTTCACGCTCGTCACCGCAACCAGCTCTGCAAGGACTGGGTTGAGGCTTGCTCCACCGCTATGAACATCCCCATCATTCCTGACTTCAACAAGGAGATCCGTCAGAATGGTAAGCTTACTGAGGGCGTTGGATTCTTCAACGTTTCTTACAATCCGGACGACGGCCGCCGCAGCAGCGCCAGCGTCGCTTATATTCATCCCATCCTACGTGGCGAGGAGAAGCGTCCTAACCTGACTATCCTAACCAATGCCTGGGTATCCCGCGTGAACGTTGAAGGAGACGCTGTCACCGGTGTCAATCTGACTTTGCAGTCGGGCGTCAAGCACACCCTGAGAGCCAAGAAGGAGACCATCCTGTGTGCCGGTGCTGTAGACACTCCTCGCCTAATGCTGCTCTCTGGATTGGGTCCTCAGAACCAGCTCAGCTCCTTGGGAATTGAGGTGGTTAAGGACATCCCTGGTGTCGGTGAAAACCTCCTGGACCACCCGGAGAGTATCATTATGTGGGAGCTCAACCGCCCCGTGCCTCCCAACCAGACCACCATGGACTCCGATGCTGGCATCTTCTTGCGTCGCGAGATTCCTAACGCCGCCGGTTCTGATGGCCGTAGCGCCGATATTATGATGCACTGCTACCAGATCCCCTTCGATCTTAACACTAGTCGCCTCGGTTACGACGCTCCTATTAACGCTTTCTGCATGACACCAAACATTCCTCGGCCCCGCTCTCGTGGTCGTATCTACCTGACCTCAGCTGACCCCAACGTGAAGCCGGCTTTGGATTTCCGTTACTTCACTGACCCTGAGGGTTATGATGCTGCCACCATCGTTGCCGGTCTTAAGGCGGCACGTGAGATTGCCCAGCAGGCTCCCTTTAAGGATTGGATCAAGCGTGAAGTTGCCCCCGGTCCCAAGATCCAGACTGATGAGGAGCTGTCCGAATATGGTCGCCGTGTGGCCCACACTGTCTACCACCCTGCTGGAACTACAAAGATGGGTGATGTCTATCGTGATCCTCTGGCAGTCGTTGACCCTCAGTTGAAGGTCCGTGGCCTGAAGAATGTCCGTATTGCTGACGCCGGTGTTTTCCCTGAGATGCCCAGCATCAACCCAATGTTGACCGTATTGGCCATTGGAGAGCGTGCTGCGGAGTTGATTGCTGAAGAGGCTGGATGGAAGCGTGAGCAGCCCCGTCTGTAA
- a CDS encoding uncharacterized protein (NAD-dependent aldehyde dehydrogenases), with product MSYLPLPPRQLFYDGKVQSASSGKTFQSVNPSDATPLAEIQVASHSDIDAAIAAADRVFPSWSQTPPIARARILQKASLILRERNDEIARVESLDSGKAFTETSTVDVVTGADVLEYYANLVGGGGLNGETTQLREDAWVFTKKAPLGVCAGIGAWNYPIQIALWKSAPCIAAGNTMVYKPSEFTPLHAQTLAEIYKEAGLPDGVFNIVYGAGDVGAYLTSHPTIAKVSFTGQVATGMKVAGSAAGNMKYVTMELGGKSPLVILPDAELENAVDGAMMANFYSTGQVCTNGTRVFVPSSMKAAFENRLLEKMQYIRPGPLFDEATNFGPLSSAIHLEKVISYIRHGIETDKATLLYGGLGKPQVSKELENGFWVRPTIFTDCKDDMLIVKEEIFGPVMSILYYETIEEAVRRANTTELGLAAGVFTKDVNLAHRIIDQLQAGITWVNTWGESPAEMAVGGWKKSGLGVENGRRGIEAWVKNKSTLVDMNGAVATVFAKL from the exons ATGTCCTaccttcctctccccccACGCCAACTCTTCTATGACGGCAAAGTTCAGTCTGCCTCGTCCGGCAAGACTTTTCAATCCGTCAATCCCTCCGACGCCACCCCGCTTGCCGAAATTCAAGTTGCCTCTCATTctgatattgatgcagcTATAGCTGCTGCTGACCGGGTATTTCCCTCCTGGTCACAAACCCCTCCTATTGCTCGCGCACGTATCCTCCAGAAGGCGTCTCTGATACTCCGTGAACGAAATGACGAAATCGCTCGGGTCGAATCTTTAGATTCCGGGAAGGCTTTCACAGAGACCAGTACAGTGGATGTTGTCACAGGTGCCGATGTTCTAGAGTACTATGCGAACCTTGTTGGGGGGGGTGGTCTGAACGGGGAGACCACTCAGCTGAGAGAAGACGCTTGGGTATTCACTAAGAAGGCTCCTTTGGGAGTCTGCGCAGGAATCGGTGCATGGAATTATCCTATCCAAAT TGCGCTCTGGAAATCTGCCCCTTGTATTGCTGCTGGAAACACCATGGTCTACAAGCCCAGTGAGTTCACACCGCTTCATGCGCAGACTCTGGCAGAGATTTACAAGGAAGCTGGACTTCCTGATGGTGTGTTCAACATTGTTTATGGCGCCGGTGATGTTGGTGCTTACTTGACCTCCCACCCTACAATTGCCAAGGTTTCCTTCACTGGCCAGGTGGCCACTGGAATGAAGGTCGCCGGTTCCGCCGCTGGCAACATGAAATACGTTACCATGGAACTTGGAGGGAAAAGCCCTCTGGTTATCCTCCCTGATGCAGAGCTTGAAAACGCCGTCGATGGAGCTATGATGGCCAACTTCTATAGTACCGGTCAGGTCTGTACCAATGGCACCCGCGTGTTTGTGCCTTCTAGCATGAAGGCAGCTTTTGAGAACCGCCTGCTCGAAAAGATGCAGTACATTCGCCCCGGCCCCTTGTTTGATGAAGCTACCAACTTCGGTCCCTTGAGCTCCGCCATCCATCTTGAGAAGGTGATTTCCTATATTCGTCATGGTATTGAGACGGACAAGGCCACCCTCCTTTATGGCGGGCTTGGCAAGCCTCAAGTTTCAAAGGAGTTAGAGAACGGATTCTGGGTCCGGCCCACAATTTTCACTGATTGCAAGGATGACATGCTTattgtcaaggaagagatattTGGCCCAGTAATGTCGATTTTGTACTACGAgaccattgaagaagctgtCCGACGGGCCAACACTACCGAGCTTGGTCTAGCAGCAGGTGTCTTCACCAAAGACGTCAACTTGGCCCATCGCATTATCGACCAACTCCAGGCGGGTATCACATGGGTGAATACCTGGGGAGAAAGCCCGGCCGAAATGGCTGTGggtggatggaagaagagtggTCTTGGCGTTGAGAACGGCCGTAGGGGTATTGAAGCTTGGgtgaagaacaagagcacCCTTGTCGACATGAACGGTGCTGTCGCAACTGTATTTGCTAAGCTCTAG
- a CDS encoding putative glucosamine-6-phosphate deaminase (glucosamine-6-phosphate isomerase), translating to MRVIIRETALEASEYIADYIISRIKAFKPTEDQPFVLGLPTGSSPEVIYKTLVQRHRAGEISFRNVVTFNMDEYVGLPRDHPQSYHSFMYKHFFSHIDISPQNINILDGNASDLAAECASFEAKIARCGGIELFLGGVGPDGHIAFNEPGSSLSSRTRVKTLAYDTILANSRFFGGDVDKVPRMSLTVGIQTIMEAREVVIVATGAHKALAVEKGLEGGVNHMWTLSALQLHQHPLIVCDRDATLELKVKTVRYFEAIEQSGTDARTQGPPLVYRPRTYVPAPMGASKTNQQPTPASTPPRVPKDLRINTQLNQTLDDEELTPDSMSSRMVDSAISGLDSTLKGDLMFDRMGTRVISH from the exons AT GAGAGTGATCATCAGAGAAACCGCCTTGGAGGCTTCAGAGTATATCGCCGATTATATCATCA GTCGTATCAAAGCCTTTAAGCCCACAGAGGATCAACCTtttgttcttggccttccGACGGGTAGTAGTCCCGAAGTTATCTACAAGACCCTCGTGCAACGTCACAGAGCAGGAGAGATTTCCTTTAGGAATGTCGTGACCTTCAATATG GATGAATATGTCGGGCTACCCCGCGACCACCCTCAATCATACCACAGCTTCATGTATAAAcatttcttctcccataTTGACATCTCGCCCCAGAATatcaatatccttgatggGAACGCCTCTGACCTCGCTGCTGAATGCGCCTCTTTTGAGGCAAAGATCGCCCGCTGCGGCGGTATCGAGCTCTTCCTGGGTGGTGTTGGCCCTGACGGACACATCGCATTCAACGAGCCAGGATCATCCCTCAGCAGTCGCACCCGAGTTAAGACCCTGGCTTACGACACGATTCTGGCAAACTCTCGGTTCTTTGGCGGAGACGTGGACAAGGTACCCCGAATGTCCTTGACCGTTGGTATCCAAACTATCATGGAAGCTCGGGAGGTTGTTATTGTGGCCACTGGCGCTCACAAGGCACTGGCGGTGGAAAAGGGCCTCGAAGGTGGTGTCAATCATATGTGGACCCTTTCAGCCCTCCAGTTGCATCAGCATCCGCTGATCGTATGTGATCGTGATGCGACACTGGAACTCAAAGTCAAGACAGTCCGCTATTTTGAGGCGATTGAACAATCCGGTACTGATGCGCGTACTCAAGGGCCGCCTCTTGTTTACCGGCCGAGGACCTATGTTCCTGCTCCTATGGGGGCGAGCAAAACGAATCAGCAACCCACCCCAGCGTCAACACCGCCGAGGGTTCCCAAGGACCTGAGAATCAATACTCAGCTCAACCAGACGTTAGATGACGAGGAGTTGACGCCTGATAGCATGTCTTCCCGAATGGTCGACTCAGCCATCAGTGGACTCGACTCGACCTTGAAGGGGGATCTGATGTTCGATCGCATGGGCACTCGAGTTATCTCTCACTGA
- a CDS encoding putative beta-N-acetylglucosaminidase (beta-glucosidase-related glycosidases): MQPSLICCGVVSIDGTLWILSWHSLFRALMAPREDMLPPGWDDLDRQMGQLFMMGFDGTSVDPQIRSLIENYHLGSILLTAKNLKSAEDATRLVLELQTIARDAGHPVPLLIALDQENGGVNSLYDEIYIRQFPSAMGIAATGSKALAHDVAVATAQELKAVGINWILGPVLDVLTNVRSQPLGVRTTGDDPQEVSQYGVEFMKGYKEAGLVTCGKHFPSYGNLEFLGSQSDVPIITESLEQLSLSALVPFRNAILHGIDSMMVGGVSMSSAGFHVMHACLSEQVVDDLLRKKMKFDGVVVSECLEMEALTHNIGVGGGTVMAKKAGCDIILLCRSFPVQQEAITGLKLGVENGIIGRARIEQSLRRVLSLKAKCTSWEQALNPPGLSSLTQMQPSHTTLSTRAYNSSITVVRDKKTLLPLSNIIEPSEELLLLTPLVKPLPASAVSRSVTEHPNLSIEPMTWDRTSSVLSGESVFRELGRSLSRQRNGRVLHTSYTANGVRPIHENLIDRASAVIVVTADANRNQYQYGFTKHVSMICRSQFTPSGESREKPVVVIAASSPYDFAMDPSIGTYICTYDFTETALEALVKILYGEIIPMGSLPGSINRSQKLHQARQHWLVENWNEERDSHALDSLLDAVREDCTQTQRSELLGVTSCSFLLRREEIDEAHFVVRNSSTQALYGFCSTYFFRSTGTGVIGALIVDPARRKLSIGASLHNRAIRTLVQRKGVKRFQLGSRLPGIYLGIPSANPVERKRLRQWFANLGWNTALSRPVCSVVLRSLSSWKPPNGLIQGLQNADVVYDLVYGWDYADTILDHIKTNSRQGVIDIYKVALGGAPNCGIIRATRPGDGAILGSVVTYNGRATLAEHMPALKAMHSSTGGISSPVISPSVGEYATVMQGLIFMGIKQHRKQGADSVIMDCVDGDSNFDSLSGIMGFSTLHSFEEVNCDAATWTMMTAS; the protein is encoded by the exons ATGCAACCCTCTCTTATCTGCTGTGGCGTCGTATCGATTGACGGGACTCTCTGG ATACTAAGCTGGCATTCCTTATTCAGGGCCCTCATGGCCCCAAGAGAGGACATGCTGCCCCCTGGCTGGGATGATCTAGACAG GCAGATGGGGCAGCTCTTTATGATGGGCTTTGATGGAACGTCCGTTGATCCTCAGATTCGCTCTCTCATTGAGAATTATCACCTGGGCTCAATCCTACTGACTGCCAAGAATTTGAAAT ctgcagaagatgccacGCGACTAGTCCTCGAACTCCAGACAATCGCTCGGGATGCCGGTCATCCGGTGCCATTACTCATCGCCTTGGACCAGGAAAATGGAGGTGTGAACAGTCTCTACGATGAAATATACATCCGACAATTTCCCAGCGCAATGGGTATCGCTGCGACGGGCTCGAAAGCTCTCGCCCATGATGTCGCTGTTGCAACTGCCCAGGAACTGAAGGCTGTAGGAATTAACTGGATTCTGGGCCCCGTGTTAGATGTCTTGACCAATGTGCGAAGCCAACCCTTGGGGGTTCGTACCACGGGCGATGATCCCCAAGAGGTATCgcaatacggagtagaatTCATGAAAGGGTATAAGGAAGCAGGGTTGGTGACATGTGGCAAACATTTCCCATCATATGGTAACCTTGAATTTCTTGGATCCCAGTCAGACGTCCCTATCATCACCGAGTCGCTAGAACAACTCAGCTTGAGCGCACTAGTTCCATTTCGAAATGCCATACTCCATGGAATTGATTCCATGATGGTGGGAGGTGTCTCCATGTCGTCTGCTGGGTTTCACGTGATGCATGCTTGCCTGAGTGAGCAGGTTGTCGATGATCTGTTGCGCAAGAAGATGAAATTTGACGGTGTGGTAGTTTCAGAATGCCTGGAGATGGAAGCTCTCACTCATAATATCGGGGTGGGTGGCGGGACAGTCATGGCAAAGAAGGCGGGCTGCGACATCATTCTTCTCTGCAGGTCATTCCCGGTGCAGCAGGAGGCGATCACCGGGTTAAAACTTGGCGTGGAGAACGGTATCATTGGCAGAGCTCGTATAGAACAGTCATTACGCAGAGTTTTGAGCTTGAAGGCGAAATGCACCTCCTGGGAACAGGCTCTCAATCCTCCGGGTCTTTCCTCACTCACCCAGATGCAACCTTCCCATACCACTCTCTCTACGAGAGCGTACAACAGCTCTATCACTGTCGTTCGAGATAAGAAAACTCTTTTACCCCTGTCCAACATTATTGAGCCCAGTGAGGAATTGCTGCTTCTGACCCCATTGGTCAAGCCATTACCCGCTTCTGCAGTGTCTCGTTCAGTCACTGAGCACCCGAATTTATCTATTGAGCCCATGACCTGGGACCGGACTTCCTCTGTGTTGAGTGGTGAGAGTGTCTTCAGGGAACTAGGGAGGTCACTATCACGGCAAAGAAATGGGCGTGTTTTGCATACCTCCTACACAGCCAATGGCGTCCGCCCGATCCACGAAAACTTGATAGACCGGGCCAGCGCAGTTATCGTAGTCACTGCAGATGCTAACAGAAACCAATACCAATATGGCTTTACCAAGCATGTATCTATGATTTGTCGGTCACAGTTCACGCCGTCCGGTGAATCTCGTGAGAAGCCCGTGGTCGTTATTGCTGCCAGCTCACCATACGATTTCGCAATGGATCCCTCGATCGGGACTTATATTTGCACCTATGATTTTACGGAAACGGCTCTAGAGGCACTGGTTAAGATTCTTTACGGGGAGATAATCCCCATGGGCTCATTGCCGGGATCCATTAATCGCAGCCAGAAGCTCCACCAAGCAAGACAGCACTGGCTGGTGGAGAATTGGAACGAAGAACGGGACTCACATGCTTTGGATTCCCTCTTAGATGCGGTGAGAGAGGACTGTACTCAGACGCAACGCTCGGAGCTGCTGGGTGTGACATCTTGCAGCTTCCTTCTGCGGAGAGAGGAAATTGATGAAGCACATTTTGTTGTACGAAACAGCAGCACCCAAGCCCTGTACGGGTTCTGCTCGACATACTTCTTTCGATCAACAGGCACCGGCGTCATTGGGGCCTTGATTGTCGACCCGGCACGACGGAAGCTATCAATTGGGGCTTCCCTCCACAACCGCGCTATTCGAACACTCGTCCAGCGAAAAGGGGTCAAGAGGTTCCAGCTCGGCTCTCGCTTGCCCGGGATATACCTAGGTATTCCGTCTGCAAACCCTGTTGAGAGAAAGAGGCTGCGGCAATGGTTTGCAAATTTAGGCTGGAACACAGCCCTCTCGCGGCCCGTTTGTAGTGTGGTGTTGCGTAGCTTGTCATCTTGGAAGCCGCCAAATGGACTCATCCAAGGACTGCAGAATGCGGATGTGGTCTACGACCTCGTATATGGATGGGATTATGCGGACACAATCCTTGACCACATTAAAACTAACTCTAGACAAGGCGTCATAGACATCTATAAAGTAGCCCTTGGAGGAGCGCCCAATTGCGGGATTATCCGGGCTACGCGGCCTGGTGATGGGGCAATCCTAGGTAGCGTGGTCACTTACAACGGACGAGCCACGTTGGCAGAGCATATGCCTGCCCTGAAAGCCATGCATTCGTCCACGGGGGGTATTTCTTCCCCAGTTATATCACCCTCTGTGGGTGAGTATGCCACAGTAATGCAGGGACTGATTTTCATGGGAATCAAACAACACCGTAAACAGGGTGCTGATAGCGTCATTATGGATTGC GTTGACGGTGACAGCAATTTTGACAGTCTATCCGGAATAATGGGCTTTAGTACGCTACACAGCTTTGAGGAAGTTAACTGTGACGCTGCGACCTGGACAATGATGACCGCGTCTTAG
- a CDS encoding uncharacterized protein (predicted protein), with amino-acid sequence MEGFDTMAMPYLASPLSLSNIQGADYLNSMPGMDLPDQRSNFESETFVSGDDIAFPQTGLSAPLKRFHSGYDDPFSDMVAPFDPAPAEQQHSDSSIDHNNKLLSFSMPVYNFTLLDYSLRRTSLSLSAQLHGMFFLAESPWTTSPAENAPPQQGAELTCYRRNLFQITGSVTLPRSLRYIMTEQGDRIPILAQELTVSATESVEGNSVKIISVPWKTPAANANPSTEDSGHPTATNNPNNPKVEKEPPAIPLDIMAGQDLDTDYATFPIAWKRLQFRVATANNGRRKELQQHFVVRLKVVATLSTGTKIPICEVHSGPVIVRGRSPRNFQSRKDLPLSGSAAASRKNAQASHSASINRTPTSETAPRSGQPPSKFKTTGKSSSPETSASQTGVTAQRASPDWTQIPQSTGGALPSAALPRSSIYSQSSPEYSRTAETQQRRASAIAAPINLSLLDDDGGGDPSRLNDSARPTSSYASETPQKIINTEGSAPPAKMRKLSHGIPQPPARSTSSSLPLLNTTNMQQPFASTLPFPNESADLLYEYFPLGLDDWQAPVDAVYRPHVVHHTNMPEMKFVATRGRSKRYFAAEDVF; translated from the exons ATGGAGGGCTTCGATACCATGGCCATGCCGTACTTGGCCAGCCCGCTATCGCTCAGCAATATTCAGGGCGCCGACTACCTCAACTCTATGCCTGGCATGGATCTTCCTGATCAGCGCTCCAACTTTGAGTCGGAGACATTTGTTAG TGGAGATGATATAGCCTTCCCCCAGACTGGTCTATCCGCACCGCTAAAACGATTCCATTCGGGATATGATGACCCTTTCTCTGACATGGTGGCGCCTTTTGATCCCGCGCCTGCAGAACAACAACACTCAGACTCGTCCATCGACCATAATAATAAACTACTGAGCTTTTCGATGCCGGTATATAATTTTACCCTGCTTGATTACTCGCTACGGCGGACTTCACTGTCACTCTCAGCTCAGTTGCATGGAATGTTTTTCCTTGCGGAGTCGCCTTGGACAACATCCCCCGCGGAGAATGCTCCGCCCCAGCAAGGTGCGGAGCTAACGTGTTACCGTCGTAACTTGTTTCAGATCACGGGCTCAGTTACCCTCCCGCGGAGCTTGCGCTATATTATGACAGAACAAGGCGACCGTATACCGATTCTTGCACAGGAGCTCACTGTTTCGGCAACTGAGTCTGTGGAAGGCAATTCTGTCAAAATCATCTCTGTGCCCTGGAAAACCCCTGCTGCGAACGCGAATCCTTCAACCGAAGACAGCGGCCACCCTACCGCGACGAACAACCCAAATAATCCCAAGgttgaaaaagaaccacCCGCGATTCCCTTAGATATCATGGCCGGTCAGGATCTAGATACAGACTATGCCACCTTCCCGATAGCATGGAAGCGACTCCAGTTTCGTGTGGCAACTGCCAACAATGGGCGCCGAAAGGAGCTCCAACAACACTTTGTTGTTCGGCTAAAGGTCGTCGCAACTTTGTCTACCGGCACTAAAATCCCCATCTGTGAGGTACACTCGGGACCCGTAATTGTCCGGGGCCGCAGTCCACGCAACTTTCAATCTCGCAAGGACTTGCCCCTGAGCGGTAGTGCTGCGGCGTCGAGAAAGAATGCGCAAGCTTCCCACTCAGCCAGTATCAACCGTACGCCCACCAGTGAAACTGCTCCACGCTCTGGTCAGCCTCCATCAAAGTTTAAGACTACAGGGAAGAGCAGCTCCCCGGAGACCTCGGCTTCTCAGACCGGCGTCACTGCTCAACGGGCTTCCCCTGACTGGACACAGATCCCCCAGTCTACAGGAGGTGCACTTCCATCTGCAGCTCTACCTCGCTCGTCTATATATTCACAGTCCAGTCCAGAATACTCGCGGACAGCAGAAACTCAGCAACGACGTGCTAGTGCTATAGCAGCCCCGATAAATTTGTCActtcttgatgatgacggtGGTGGCGATCCTTCCCGTTTGAATGACTCTGCCCGACCGACTTCCTCGTACGCCAGTGAGACTCCGCAGAAGATTATCAATACGGAAGGCTCGGCGCCGCCGGCTAAAATGCGAAAACTTTCTCACGGAATCCCACAGCCACCGGCCAGGAGCACGTCATCATCGTTGCCCTTGCTGAACACTACAAATATGCAGCAACCTTTTGCATCgactcttccttttcccaacGAGAGCGCCGATTTATTATATGAATATTTTCCATTGGGCTTGGATGACTGGCAAGCTCCCGTGGATGCAGTATATCGACCACATGTGGTACATCATACCAATATGCCTGAGATGAAGTTCGTTGCTACACGAGGTAGAAGTAAGCGATACTTCGCTGCAGAAGACGTTTTCTAG